One region of Triticum aestivum cultivar Chinese Spring chromosome 6B, IWGSC CS RefSeq v2.1, whole genome shotgun sequence genomic DNA includes:
- the LOC123137144 gene encoding beta-1,3-galactosyltransferase 7 produces the protein MKGKGGALDRRSSARWRLLLLCAFSFGLGMLFTNRFWTAPSTNNHIMSQHRRQDQELQLVSEDCNTKRKHGEHKDIMGEVTRTHEAIQLLDKSISTLQMELAAKRSTLELVRSGVPVTSETSQPRKKAFVVVGVNTAFSSRKRRDSVRETWMPQGEKLLQLEEQKGIVIRFTIGHSATSNSILDKAIDAEDEQHHDFLRLDHVEGYHELSAKTKIFFSTSVGIWDADFFVKVDDDVHVNLGMLATTLARHKAKPRTYIGCMKSGPVLADKNLKYHEPEAWKFGEDGNKYFRHATGQIYAISKDLATYISINQPILHKYANEDVSLGSWFIGLEVNHIDERNMCCGTPPDCEWKGQAGNICVASFDWSCSGICKSVERLKDVHARCGEGDSSVWSDLI, from the exons CTTCTGGACAGCACCAAGTACCAATAACCACATCATGTCCCAACACAGGAGACAAGACCAGGAGTTGCAACTTGTGTCAGAGGATTGCAATACAAAGAGG AAGCATGGGGAGCACAAGGATATAATGGGAGAGGTAACCAGGACCCATGAAGCCATACA ATTGTTGGATAAGTCAATCTCAACGCTGCAGATGGAGCTTGCAGCAAAGCGAAGCACGTTGGAACTGGTCCGTTCTGGTGTGCCAGTAACTTCAGAAACTAGTCAACCAAGGAAAAAAGCATTCGTTGTCGTTGGAGTTAACACCGCTTTCAGTAGCCGCAAGCGTCGTGATTCAGTCAGGGAGACATGGATGCCTCAAG GTGAGAAGCTGCTGCAGCTTGAAGAACAGAAGGGAATAGTTATCCGCTTCACTATAGGCCATAG TGCTACATCCAATAGTATATTGGACAAAGCAATAGATGCAGAAGATGAACAGCATCACGACTTTCTTAGACTG GACCATGTCGAGGGGTATCATGAACTCTCCGCAAAGACAAAAATCTTCTTCTCCACGTCCGTGGGCATTTGGGATGCTGACTTTTTCGTCAAGGTCGATGATGATGTGCATGTGAACTTAG GAATGCTTGCCACTACCCTTGCGAGGCATAAAGCGAAACCAAGAACTTATATTGGCTGCATGAAGTCAGGCCCAGTTCTGGCTGACAA GAATCTGAAGTACCATGAACCTGAGGCCTGGAAATTTGGGGAGGATGGAAACAAGTATTTTCGCCATGCTACTGGACAGATATATGCTATCTCAAAAGATCTTGCGACCTATATCTCAATAAATCA ACCTATCTTACACAAGTATGCGAACGAAGATGTATCACTTGGGTCATGGTTTATCGGGTTAGAGGTTAATCATATTGATGAAAGGAACATGTGCTGCGGAACTCCACCAG ACTGTGAGTGGAAAGGGCAAGCTGGCAATATCTGCGTGGCATCCTTTGATTGGAGCTGCAGCGGCATATGCAAGTCCGTCGAGAGACTCAAGGATGTACATGCTCGATGCGGCGAAGGCGATTCTTCTGTTTGGAGTGATCTAATCTAG